One part of the Mariniflexile litorale genome encodes these proteins:
- a CDS encoding YHYH protein yields MKNVLKLSMLISLMVLAFVACSSDGSPNDEMEEEVITELHAAFEAFNKDAVTIYLSGSNVVIETTGLPNHKTVYWGEGHSLYMQESTVQATPSIMSSNNNATTMTVDATPNLTGNSVSTQLNTIGIAVSGASIFNDQEGNGALNQAAASLDWTGAHIGPGVYHYHLEPKAFTDDDSSLVGILKDGVFLYGRKCSSTGTYPTNLDASGGHTASTQYTDGEEEYHYHIINEIYSTTGSYIAFAGPYRGY; encoded by the coding sequence ATGAAAAACGTATTGAAATTATCAATGTTGATTAGTTTAATGGTATTGGCTTTTGTTGCTTGTTCAAGTGATGGTAGCCCTAATGATGAAATGGAAGAAGAAGTTATAACAGAATTACATGCTGCTTTTGAAGCATTTAATAAAGATGCTGTAACTATTTATCTAAGCGGTTCAAACGTTGTTATTGAAACAACTGGTTTGCCTAATCATAAAACTGTTTATTGGGGTGAAGGGCATAGTCTATATATGCAAGAGTCCACAGTACAAGCAACACCAAGCATCATGTCAAGTAATAATAACGCGACGACCATGACCGTGGATGCGACTCCAAACTTAACTGGAAATTCCGTTTCTACACAGTTAAATACTATTGGTATCGCCGTAAGTGGTGCGTCAATATTTAATGACCAAGAAGGGAATGGCGCTTTAAACCAAGCAGCAGCTAGTTTAGATTGGACGGGTGCTCATATTGGTCCTGGGGTTTATCATTATCATTTAGAACCAAAAGCATTTACTGATGATGACTCAAGTTTAGTAGGAATACTAAAAGATGGTGTGTTTCTTTATGGTAGGAAGTGTAGTTCTACAGGAACATATCCAACCAATTTAGATGCTTCAGGAGGTCACACAGCTTCTACGCAGTATACAGATGGAGAAGAAGAATATCATTATCACATCATTAACGAAATATATTCTACAACAGGATCTTACATTGCATTTGCGGGTCCTTACAGAGGTTACTAA
- a CDS encoding SCO family protein, protein MKWLLKIKINYWILTLLLILVVGCKNEVKKEPVIEVKTSRVDFLPFYNDESFTPHWLTPNSKEEKEFHKIPDFKLTNQLGKIVTQKTFENKIYITDFFFASCPGICPQMTSNMFKLQEEFINDSDILFLSHSVTPTLDSVPVLKQYAKMHGVVDNKWHLVTGDKIQIYNLGRNQYFVENDLGTPKDINDFLHSENFLLIDKKKHIRGIYNGLNRASMAQLVTDVKTLNKEI, encoded by the coding sequence ATGAAGTGGTTATTAAAAATTAAAATAAATTATTGGATTTTAACTTTATTATTAATACTCGTTGTTGGGTGTAAAAATGAAGTAAAAAAAGAACCAGTTATAGAAGTAAAAACGAGTAGAGTGGATTTTCTGCCATTCTATAATGATGAGTCTTTTACGCCACATTGGTTAACTCCAAATAGCAAAGAGGAAAAAGAGTTTCATAAAATCCCTGATTTTAAATTAACAAATCAGTTAGGAAAAATTGTAACTCAAAAAACGTTTGAGAATAAAATATATATTACCGACTTCTTTTTTGCGAGTTGTCCAGGTATTTGTCCGCAAATGACGAGTAATATGTTTAAGCTGCAAGAAGAATTTATAAATGATAGTGACATATTATTTTTATCCCATTCTGTAACACCAACATTAGACTCTGTTCCTGTGCTTAAACAATACGCAAAAATGCATGGTGTTGTTGATAATAAATGGCACTTAGTAACGGGTGATAAAATACAAATTTACAATTTAGGAAGAAACCAGTATTTTGTAGAAAACGATTTAGGTACTCCAAAAGATATTAACGACTTTTTACACTCCGAAAACTTCTTGTTAATTGACAAAAAGAAACACATTCGAGGGATTTACAATGGTTTGAATAGAGCGTCTATGGCACAGTTAGTTACAGATGTAAAAACGCTAAATAAAGAAATTTAA
- a CDS encoding oxidoreductase, translating into MKQLCASIVYIILLFSCAKKEPIKPRNFVNVEIETLLQDSLLSIRAIEILNDGSLAFAANNGAFGLYNPLKNSWVTSKQELDSFNLEFRAVAHTATDFFMLSIESPTLLYKTSDTGSMKLVYYENHTKAFYNAINFWNNQEGIAIGDPIDGCMSIIITRDGGESWKKLSCDVLPKTNEGEAAFAASNTNIAIVGNHTWVATGGKTSRVLYSADKGKTWNAFETPIVQGLETTGLYSIDFYDELNGFAIGGDYTKPDNNAANKIRTTNGGKTWELVGQNQNPGYTSCVQYIPNREGKELVAMGFIGIDYSADSGNTWKHLSDEGFYTIRFLNDSTAYAAGAGRISILTFKE; encoded by the coding sequence ATGAAACAGCTTTGTGCTTCTATTGTATATATAATTTTGTTGTTTTCTTGTGCAAAAAAGGAACCCATCAAACCAAGAAATTTTGTAAACGTTGAAATAGAAACACTTTTACAAGATTCATTATTAAGTATCCGAGCCATTGAAATATTAAATGATGGTAGTTTAGCCTTTGCAGCCAATAATGGAGCCTTTGGTCTTTATAACCCTTTAAAAAATAGTTGGGTTACTTCTAAACAAGAGTTAGATAGTTTCAATTTAGAATTTAGAGCAGTGGCACACACAGCAACTGATTTTTTTATGCTCAGCATTGAAAGCCCTACTTTATTGTATAAAACCAGCGATACTGGTAGTATGAAATTAGTCTATTATGAAAACCATACCAAAGCCTTTTATAATGCTATAAATTTTTGGAACAACCAAGAAGGTATAGCCATAGGCGATCCGATTGATGGATGTATGAGCATTATTATCACCAGAGATGGTGGTGAAAGCTGGAAGAAACTTTCTTGTGATGTGCTTCCTAAAACGAATGAAGGTGAAGCCGCTTTTGCTGCTAGTAACACAAATATAGCTATAGTTGGTAATCATACTTGGGTTGCAACAGGAGGAAAAACAAGTAGAGTTTTATATTCGGCTGATAAAGGAAAAACATGGAATGCTTTTGAAACACCAATAGTACAAGGTTTAGAAACTACAGGTTTGTATTCTATAGATTTTTATGATGAATTAAACGGGTTTGCTATAGGTGGCGATTACACCAAACCAGACAATAATGCAGCAAACAAAATACGCACAACCAATGGCGGCAAAACATGGGAATTGGTGGGGCAAAACCAAAACCCTGGTTATACAAGTTGTGTGCAATACATTCCTAACAGAGAAGGAAAGGAGCTGGTTGCTATGGGGTTTATAGGAATAGATTATAGTGCCGATTCAGGAAATACATGGAAACACTTAAGCGATGAAGGATTTTATACTATAAGATTTTTAAATGATAGTACGGCCTATGCAGCAGGAGCAGGACGAATTTCTATACTTACTTTTAAAGAATAA
- a CDS encoding M56 family metallopeptidase, with product MEYLLKTSAVITIFYLCYKLFLQRDTFFEFNRVFLLLGILTGFLIPFVVIPIYIEYTPIDLSNFTTDAYIASETIEESFKLLDLISIIYVLGVIVFSIRFVVQLISLSRVIIKNKREKQSHFTIITTTNNILPFSYFKWIVLNPALFNKEELKQIIAHEIVHVKQYHSIDNILTQLACIVLWFNPFIWLYNKDLKQNLEFIADQNAQKETNCKKSYQYTLLKTSMPKHQLAITNNFYNSLIKKRIVMLHKSKSKKINQLKYALVIPLLALFLMSCNTKKIYVKVDTPFEKLENDTTLLKRTSQKISGIVTNKEGLGLPGVNIIIEGKNKSTVTNFDGDYIIEAEKEDILIISFKGMLTQKITVDTITLLNIQLQPENTKTQTRISERDTDTIKLRNKNNPNSISDNLLFIINGKESKKSEFDKLNSENIKKIDILKGEAANKAYGDKGKNGVIIITTKGKASDIKVIEYSNASDSNKNIKIGHKIEIDSYKQPLIIVDSKELPYEKLKNIKHNNIKSMNVIKDEKAIEKNGVKGINGVIEITTENNKWQTEFIVHKPMADVVVSGYEKKLDSINHDYIRIKATSTTKGESPLIIVDGKKISNKK from the coding sequence ATGGAATATCTTTTAAAAACGAGTGCCGTTATTACTATTTTTTATCTGTGCTACAAACTGTTTTTACAGCGTGATACGTTTTTTGAATTTAATAGAGTTTTTCTTTTACTAGGCATTCTAACAGGATTTCTTATTCCTTTTGTTGTTATTCCTATTTATATCGAGTATACACCTATAGACCTATCTAATTTTACTACTGATGCTTATATAGCGTCAGAAACCATTGAAGAATCTTTTAAATTACTAGACCTCATTTCTATTATATATGTATTGGGAGTTATTGTATTTTCCATCCGTTTTGTGGTTCAATTAATATCCTTGTCTCGTGTAATCATAAAAAATAAGCGTGAAAAACAAAGTCATTTTACAATTATTACAACTACTAATAACATTTTGCCTTTCTCTTATTTTAAATGGATTGTTTTAAACCCTGCTCTATTTAACAAAGAAGAACTAAAGCAAATTATAGCGCATGAAATTGTTCATGTTAAACAATATCATTCTATAGATAATATATTAACACAACTTGCTTGTATTGTACTTTGGTTTAATCCTTTTATTTGGCTCTACAATAAAGATTTAAAACAAAATTTAGAATTTATTGCCGACCAAAATGCACAAAAAGAAACTAACTGTAAAAAAAGTTACCAATACACCTTATTAAAAACAAGTATGCCAAAACATCAATTGGCAATTACAAATAATTTTTATAACTCATTAATCAAAAAACGAATCGTTATGTTGCACAAATCAAAATCAAAGAAAATAAATCAACTAAAATATGCCTTGGTAATCCCTCTATTAGCTCTGTTTTTAATGAGTTGCAATACTAAAAAAATTTATGTTAAAGTAGACACTCCTTTTGAAAAGTTAGAAAACGATACAACATTATTAAAAAGAACTAGTCAAAAAATTTCTGGTATAGTTACTAATAAAGAAGGTTTAGGATTACCTGGAGTAAATATAATTATTGAAGGAAAAAATAAAAGCACTGTAACTAATTTTGATGGAGATTACATAATAGAGGCAGAAAAAGAAGACATACTTATTATTAGTTTTAAAGGAATGTTGACTCAAAAAATTACAGTAGATACTATAACTCTACTTAATATTCAGTTACAACCAGAAAACACAAAAACTCAAACAAGAATTAGTGAAAGGGATACAGATACAATTAAACTAAGAAACAAAAATAATCCTAACTCAATAAGTGATAATCTTCTCTTTATTATAAATGGTAAAGAGTCTAAAAAAAGTGAATTTGATAAATTAAATTCTGAAAATATTAAAAAAATAGATATTCTTAAAGGAGAAGCAGCAAATAAGGCTTACGGTGATAAAGGTAAAAATGGTGTTATTATAATTACTACAAAAGGAAAAGCATCTGATATAAAAGTAATTGAGTATAGCAATGCATCGGATTCAAATAAAAATATAAAAATTGGTCATAAAATTGAAATTGATAGTTACAAACAACCTTTGATTATTGTTGATAGTAAGGAGCTACCTTATGAAAAACTAAAAAACATAAAACATAACAACATTAAATCAATGAACGTTATAAAAGACGAAAAAGCTATAGAAAAAAATGGTGTTAAAGGAATAAATGGCGTGATTGAAATTACTACTGAAAATAATAAATGGCAAACAGAATTTATAGTACATAAACCTATGGCCGATGTAGTAGTGAGTGGATATGAAAAGAAATTAGATTCAATCAATCATGATTATATAAGAATAAAAGCTACATCTACCACAAAAGGGGAGTCTCCTTTAATTATTGTTGACGGTAAAAAAATATCTAACAAAAAATAA
- a CDS encoding BlaI/MecI/CopY family transcriptional regulator — translation MEKLTNKEEEIMHILWKLEKAFVKDVLAEIKEEQPHYNTLSTIIRNLEEKGYVSYNAYGKTHQYYPIVTKEDYRKGFMNVAINNYFNNSYKNMVSFFAKEEKISVEDLKEIIALIEKDK, via the coding sequence ATGGAAAAATTAACAAACAAAGAAGAAGAGATTATGCATATTTTATGGAAACTTGAAAAAGCTTTTGTAAAAGATGTGTTGGCAGAAATAAAAGAAGAACAGCCTCACTACAACACGCTTTCTACCATTATTAGAAATTTAGAAGAGAAGGGTTATGTTAGCTATAACGCCTATGGAAAAACACACCAATACTACCCTATTGTAACAAAAGAAGACTATAGAAAAGGTTTTATGAATGTAGCTATTAACAACTACTTTAATAATTCCTATAAAAACATGGTATCGTTTTTTGCAAAAGAAGAAAAAATAAGTGTTGAAGATCTTAAAGAGATTATTGCTTTAATTGAAAAAGACAAATAA
- a CDS encoding calcium/sodium antiporter — MSIVWVVLGFTLLVIGGEFLVRSSVALSFKFNISKMVIGMTVVSFATSAPELLVSLQAALSGSPAIAITNVVGSNIANIGLVLGITAMVSAIAVDKSFYKLNWPVMMVFSIVLYYFLKNDNILSSFEGVILFLGLIIFLIILIRNTKNDAIVEEVDDTLAVVSNFKIGTWLFIGALALYFGSEWLVDGAKTIALSIGVSEAVIGVSLIAIGTSVPELAASIIAAAKQEKAISLGNLIGSNIFNIASVLGLTAIIKPIPVTEPLILSNDIFWMLGFAFVLFPLVFLGKKFEINKVKGFFLVLCYGIFMTLLFTNGK, encoded by the coding sequence ATGAGTATAGTTTGGGTCGTTTTAGGATTTACATTATTAGTAATAGGAGGTGAGTTTCTAGTAAGGTCGTCGGTGGCTTTATCATTTAAGTTCAATATCTCTAAAATGGTAATAGGGATGACGGTAGTTTCATTCGCCACGTCGGCACCCGAATTATTAGTGAGTTTGCAAGCAGCCTTATCGGGGTCTCCTGCTATAGCTATTACCAATGTCGTGGGGTCTAATATTGCCAACATAGGCTTGGTGTTAGGTATTACTGCCATGGTGAGTGCTATTGCGGTAGATAAATCATTTTACAAACTAAATTGGCCTGTTATGATGGTGTTTTCCATTGTATTGTACTATTTTCTAAAAAATGATAATATACTTTCATCTTTCGAAGGGGTGATACTATTTTTAGGTTTGATTATATTTTTAATAATCTTGATTAGAAATACAAAAAACGATGCTATAGTTGAGGAAGTGGATGATACCTTGGCTGTTGTTTCTAATTTTAAAATAGGAACATGGTTGTTTATTGGTGCTCTAGCGTTGTATTTTGGGAGTGAGTGGTTGGTTGATGGTGCTAAAACTATTGCCTTATCCATAGGTGTTAGTGAAGCGGTGATCGGGGTTTCTTTAATAGCGATAGGTACCAGTGTTCCAGAATTGGCTGCATCTATAATTGCAGCAGCTAAACAAGAAAAAGCCATTTCTTTAGGTAATTTAATTGGATCAAATATTTTTAATATTGCTTCAGTTTTAGGATTAACAGCAATTATAAAACCAATACCTGTAACTGAGCCTTTAATATTATCAAACGATATTTTCTGGATGTTAGGTTTTGCCTTTGTGTTATTTCCTTTAGTTTTTCTTGGTAAAAAGTTTGAGATAAATAAAGTTAAAGGTTTCTTTTTGGTTTTATGTTATGGAATTTTTATGACGTTATTGTTTACTAATGGAAAGTAA
- a CDS encoding glutamine synthetase beta-grasp domain-containing protein, which translates to MAKIKLEYIWLDGYYPTQNMRSKTKVEEHENFKGTLDEIGNWSFDGSSTRQAEGGSSDCLLVPVAIYPDPERINGYLVMTEVMNADGTPHVSNGRATIDDADDDFWFGFEQEYFIMDTATQLPLGFPVGGYPAPQGMYYCSVGGKNTHGRDLVEEHADLCIEAGLNFEGINQEVACGQWEFQLFAKGAKLAGDELWIARYLLDRLTEKHGFYIEYHPKPLGKDMDWNGSGMHANFSNTTLRTCGDKDVYAKICEAFRPVVKEHIAVYGEFNDQRLTGKHETASIHDFSWGVSDRGASIRIPLIAVNKGWKGWLEDRRPASNADPYKIAARIVKTVKSAKI; encoded by the coding sequence ATGGCAAAAATTAAATTAGAATACATTTGGTTAGATGGTTATTACCCAACTCAAAACATGAGAAGTAAAACCAAAGTAGAAGAACACGAAAACTTTAAAGGAACTCTTGATGAAATAGGAAATTGGTCTTTTGACGGATCTTCTACAAGACAAGCAGAAGGTGGATCTTCAGACTGTTTATTGGTGCCTGTAGCTATTTATCCAGATCCAGAACGTATCAATGGATATCTAGTAATGACTGAAGTTATGAATGCAGATGGAACACCTCACGTATCTAATGGTAGAGCTACTATTGATGATGCCGATGATGATTTCTGGTTTGGTTTTGAGCAAGAATATTTTATAATGGATACAGCAACTCAATTACCTCTAGGTTTCCCTGTTGGTGGATATCCTGCACCACAAGGTATGTACTACTGTTCTGTTGGTGGAAAAAATACACATGGTAGAGATTTAGTTGAAGAACATGCTGATTTATGTATTGAAGCTGGTTTGAATTTTGAAGGAATCAACCAAGAAGTTGCTTGTGGGCAATGGGAATTCCAATTATTCGCTAAAGGCGCAAAATTAGCTGGTGATGAATTATGGATTGCTAGATATTTATTAGATAGACTTACTGAAAAACATGGTTTCTATATTGAGTACCACCCAAAACCTCTTGGAAAAGACATGGATTGGAATGGTTCTGGTATGCACGCCAACTTCTCTAATACAACTTTAAGAACTTGTGGAGATAAAGATGTTTATGCTAAAATTTGTGAAGCGTTCCGCCCTGTTGTAAAAGAGCATATAGCTGTATACGGTGAGTTTAACGACCAACGTTTAACGGGTAAACATGAAACTGCTTCAATCCACGATTTCTCTTGGGGAGTTTCAGATAGAGGTGCTTCAATTCGTATTCCATTAATCGCCGTTAACAAAGGTTGGAAAGGTTGGCTAGAAGACAGACGTCCTGCTTCTAATGCTGATCCATACAAAATTGCTGCAAGAATTGTTAAAACTGTTAAATCTGCAAAGATTTAA
- a CDS encoding glutamine synthetase III, translated as MSTLRFHAIKESLANKPILVEEKERRSDLFGKNVFNENTMRQYLTKDAFVGVMNAVQFGKKIDRNIADQVSSSMKDWALSKGVTHYTHWFQPLTGTTAEKHDAFFETIGNGMAIEKFGGSQLVQQEPDASSFPSGGIRNTFEARGYTAWDPTSPAFIYGTTLCIPTIFVAYTGEALDYKTPLLRALNAVDNAATDVCKYFDKNVKKVTSSLGWEQEYFLIDKMLAASRPDITLTGRTLLGHSSAKGQQLDDHYFGSIPNRALNFMRELETECMFLGIPVKTRHNEVAPNQFELAPIFEEANLAVDHNSLLMDIMGRVASRHNFKVLFHEKPFAGINGSGKHNNWSLSTDTGVNLLAPGKTPMSNLQFLAFFINTIKAVHENEELLRASIASASNDHRLGANEAPPAIMSVFIGQQLTKVLEELEGVTKGKLSPEEKTELKLNVVGKIPDVLLDNTDRNRTSPFAFTGNKFEFRAVGSLANCGNPMTVLNTIVAKQLIEFKKEVDLLIEKKGLKKDEAVFNVLREYIKSTKAILFEGNGYGKEWEDEAKKRGLSNNKSTPEALKAKISKKSIALFEEMNVMTKIESQARYEIEMEAYIMHIQIEGRVLGDIARNHIVPTAVKYQNILIENVKGLKEIFEDSFKTVSQEQINLIKIISSHIEGINTNVTKMTDERRKANTIENIEEKALAYCYQVKPLFDDIRKHCDKLELLVDDEIWPLTKYRELLFTR; from the coding sequence ATGTCTACTTTAAGATTTCATGCTATTAAAGAATCGCTTGCAAATAAGCCTATTTTGGTTGAAGAGAAAGAGCGTAGGTCCGATTTGTTTGGTAAAAACGTTTTTAACGAAAACACCATGCGCCAATACTTAACTAAAGATGCCTTTGTGGGTGTAATGAATGCCGTTCAATTTGGAAAAAAAATTGACAGAAATATTGCAGACCAAGTATCGTCTTCTATGAAAGATTGGGCATTGTCTAAAGGTGTTACGCATTATACACATTGGTTTCAGCCATTAACAGGAACTACAGCCGAAAAGCACGATGCTTTTTTTGAAACTATAGGTAATGGTATGGCTATTGAAAAATTTGGAGGTAGTCAGTTAGTGCAGCAAGAACCTGATGCTTCCAGCTTCCCAAGTGGTGGCATTCGAAATACTTTTGAAGCAAGAGGTTATACTGCTTGGGATCCTACGTCGCCCGCATTTATTTATGGGACAACACTTTGTATACCAACCATATTTGTGGCCTATACTGGTGAAGCTTTAGATTATAAAACACCTTTATTAAGAGCTTTAAATGCCGTTGATAATGCAGCAACCGATGTGTGTAAATATTTTGATAAGAACGTAAAAAAAGTAACATCTTCATTAGGTTGGGAACAAGAATACTTTTTAATTGATAAAATGTTAGCTGCCAGTAGGCCAGACATTACGCTAACAGGAAGAACCTTGTTAGGACATTCATCAGCAAAAGGGCAACAGTTAGATGATCATTATTTTGGATCTATACCAAATAGAGCCTTAAATTTTATGCGCGAATTAGAAACTGAATGTATGTTTTTGGGCATCCCTGTTAAAACGCGTCATAATGAAGTAGCTCCAAATCAATTTGAGTTGGCTCCAATTTTCGAAGAAGCTAATTTAGCAGTAGATCATAATTCATTATTAATGGACATTATGGGGCGTGTGGCTTCTCGACATAATTTCAAGGTATTGTTTCATGAAAAGCCATTTGCAGGTATAAATGGTTCTGGTAAGCATAATAACTGGTCACTTTCAACCGATACTGGGGTTAATTTGTTAGCGCCAGGAAAAACGCCTATGAGTAATTTGCAATTTTTAGCCTTTTTCATCAACACCATAAAAGCGGTTCATGAAAATGAAGAATTGTTAAGAGCTTCAATAGCATCAGCGAGCAATGATCATAGGTTAGGTGCAAACGAAGCGCCTCCTGCTATTATGTCGGTATTTATTGGGCAGCAATTAACTAAGGTTTTGGAAGAGTTAGAAGGGGTTACAAAAGGCAAGTTGTCACCAGAAGAAAAAACAGAGCTTAAACTCAATGTTGTTGGTAAAATACCGGATGTTTTATTAGATAATACTGATAGAAATAGAACATCGCCATTTGCTTTCACAGGTAATAAGTTTGAGTTTAGAGCAGTTGGGTCTTTGGCAAATTGTGGAAACCCTATGACGGTTTTAAATACTATTGTGGCCAAACAGTTAATAGAATTTAAGAAGGAAGTAGATCTCTTAATTGAGAAAAAAGGGCTAAAAAAAGACGAAGCTGTTTTTAATGTGTTAAGGGAATATATAAAGTCTACGAAAGCTATTTTGTTTGAAGGTAATGGGTATGGAAAAGAATGGGAAGATGAGGCGAAGAAAAGAGGGTTAAGCAATAATAAAAGCACGCCAGAAGCTTTAAAAGCTAAAATTTCAAAGAAATCAATAGCATTATTTGAGGAGATGAATGTCATGACTAAAATAGAATCGCAGGCACGTTATGAAATAGAAATGGAAGCCTACATCATGCATATTCAAATCGAAGGTCGTGTGTTAGGTGATATAGCCCGTAATCATATTGTGCCAACGGCGGTAAAATATCAAAACATTTTAATTGAAAACGTTAAAGGCTTAAAAGAAATTTTTGAAGATAGTTTCAAAACGGTATCGCAAGAGCAAATTAATTTAATTAAAATTATTTCAAGTCATATTGAAGGTATTAATACAAATGTTACAAAAATGACTGACGAACGTAGAAAAGCAAATACAATAGAAAACATAGAAGAAAAAGCTTTAGCCTATTGTTACCAAGTAAAACCTTTGTTCGATGATATTCGTAAACACTGCGATAAATTAGAATTGTTAGTGGACGATGAGATTTGGCCATTAACTAAATATAGAGAGCTGTTGTTTACAAGATAA